The Urbifossiella limnaea genome has a window encoding:
- a CDS encoding ferredoxin--NADP reductase, which yields MLTPDHITDLRQKRYNGTVTYVRKVHSDLMVLRVKPDFVRPAHKPGQYCSLGLGYWEARADGCQVETLTPEEQTKVVRRAYSISNSILTDAGELVDVPSTDYLEFYIVLVRENADGRVPALTPRLFALGEGDRLNVGEKITGVYTLDPVKPGDTVLFLGTGTGEAPHNYMVWELLRRGHTGKVLSASCVRYARDLGYLETHRRLMTQFPNYKYLPLTTREATVTKKTYIQDVIAGGELEEQLGEALDPGKTHVFLCGNPKMIGVPHRDKETGAKTYPEPVGVIEVLEKRGFQADVSALKFKGNVHFEEYW from the coding sequence GTGCTGACGCCCGACCACATCACCGACCTCCGCCAGAAGCGCTACAACGGCACCGTGACATACGTCCGGAAGGTTCACTCCGACCTGATGGTCCTGCGGGTGAAGCCGGACTTCGTTCGCCCCGCGCACAAGCCCGGCCAGTACTGCTCGCTCGGCCTCGGCTACTGGGAGGCCCGCGCCGACGGATGCCAGGTCGAGACGCTGACGCCCGAGGAACAGACCAAGGTGGTCCGCCGGGCGTACTCGATCAGCAACTCGATCCTGACCGACGCCGGCGAGTTGGTGGACGTGCCGAGTACGGACTACCTCGAATTCTACATCGTGCTGGTGCGCGAGAACGCCGACGGCCGGGTGCCGGCGCTCACGCCGCGGCTGTTCGCCCTGGGCGAGGGCGACCGGCTCAACGTCGGCGAGAAGATCACCGGCGTGTACACGCTCGACCCGGTGAAGCCCGGCGACACGGTGTTGTTCCTGGGCACCGGCACCGGCGAGGCGCCGCACAACTACATGGTGTGGGAGTTGCTGCGGCGCGGGCACACCGGGAAGGTGCTGTCGGCGTCGTGCGTCCGCTACGCCCGCGACCTGGGCTACCTGGAAACTCACCGCCGCCTGATGACGCAGTTCCCGAACTACAAGTACCTGCCGCTGACGACCCGCGAGGCGACCGTCACCAAGAAGACGTACATCCAGGACGTGATCGCCGGCGGCGAACTGGAGGAGCAGCTCGGGGAGGCGCTCGACCCCGGCAAGACGCACGTGTTCCTGTGCGGCAACCCGAAGATGATCGGCGTGCCGCACCGCGACAAGGAGACCGGCGCCAAGACGTACCCGGAGCCGGTCGGGGTGATCGAGGTGCTCGAGAAGCGCGGCTTCCAGGCGGACGTGTCGGCGCTGAAGTTCAAGGGCAACGTCCACTTCGAAGAGTACTGGTGA
- a CDS encoding sugar phosphate isomerase/epimerase family protein — translation MSAPLSRRSFLQAGAATAAGLLAATPAGAAGDLVGDISLGVQSYTFRQFNLEQALRRMKDLGIKNAEFYNNHIPQASTPQQLSTILGLCKEYEVTPVGFGVQAFTDNHDANKRVFDFGKALGVKYLSADPTPNSFDSLDKLVAEYNIAIAIHPHGPSGKALHRWYSAEVIMRAVRDHHRLIGACLDTGHLIRAAQLGERLDPAQQIRHMGARNFGMHVKDHDNRRKEDVVFGDPTGALNVAQVLAALREVRFNGAICIEYEAHPQDPSPDMKKCVDHVRDVARRAT, via the coding sequence ATGTCCGCGCCCCTGTCGCGCCGCTCGTTCCTCCAGGCCGGCGCCGCCACCGCCGCCGGACTCCTGGCCGCCACCCCCGCGGGTGCCGCCGGCGACCTCGTCGGCGACATCTCCCTCGGCGTTCAGAGCTACACGTTCCGCCAGTTCAACCTGGAGCAGGCGCTCCGCCGCATGAAGGACCTCGGGATCAAGAACGCCGAGTTCTACAACAACCACATCCCGCAGGCCAGCACGCCGCAGCAGCTGTCCACGATCCTCGGGCTGTGCAAAGAGTACGAGGTGACGCCGGTCGGGTTCGGCGTGCAGGCGTTCACGGACAACCACGACGCCAACAAGCGCGTGTTCGACTTCGGCAAGGCGCTCGGGGTGAAGTACCTGAGCGCCGACCCGACGCCGAACAGCTTCGACAGCCTGGACAAGCTGGTGGCCGAGTACAACATCGCCATCGCCATCCACCCGCACGGCCCGTCGGGGAAGGCGCTGCACCGGTGGTACTCCGCGGAGGTCATCATGCGGGCCGTGCGGGACCACCACCGCCTCATCGGCGCGTGCCTCGACACGGGGCACCTCATCCGCGCCGCCCAGCTCGGCGAGCGGCTCGACCCGGCGCAGCAGATCCGGCACATGGGCGCCCGCAACTTCGGGATGCACGTGAAGGACCACGACAACCGCCGCAAGGAGGACGTGGTGTTCGGCGACCCGACCGGGGCGCTGAACGTCGCCCAGGTGCTCGCGGCCCTGCGCGAGGTGCGCTTCAACGGCGCCATCTGCATCGAGTACGAGGCGCACCCGCAGGACCCGTCGCCGGACATGAAGAAGTGTGTGGACCACGTCCGCGACGTGGCCCGCCGGGCGACCTAG
- a CDS encoding VIT and vWA domain-containing protein — MRYALPLFVLLAAAGGRAQAAGFLIPNEKGTPPLAMVNHKVTVAVEDQVAVTTVEQTFRNHTDRNQEATYLFPVPRGASVDRFSMWIDGKETNGELLPAKDAEKVYTDIVRRIQDPGLLEYLGNGLMRMKVFPIPPRGDQKVKISFRSVAPRDGAVVEYTYPLRTDGRATATLEDFSVRVNIKSQQAIQNVYSPTHAVTVVRKTDKEVTVEFAKEQGVLDRDFQLFYGTGGGDVGVTPLLYKPVTADDGYVMLLVSPQIDPARVRTPRDLVLVLDSSSSMSEIKFTQAKRALRFCLAQLRPDDRFAVVRFSTTVSRFRDTLVAANNDNLERANKWVDDLRTSGGTAIWPALEDALALRPNDPARAFTTIFFTDGQPTVDETNPDRIVKNVAARNSANTRIFTFGVGDDVNASLLDQLAESTRAVSTYVRPAEDIKDRVAGLYAKISHPVMTDLKMTTGDNVKLTEVYPPRLPDLFHGQQVIVTARYSGSGPTAVRLSGMVNGERKEFVYDVTFPVRTDEGTGKDFVEPLWARRKVGYLLDQIRANGEQKELIDEVVTLARRYGIATPYTSHLVVPDGPMPVVPPPGRRPQPASGPVPHAPVPGGLGGGFGGLAPGLAPMGGAGGPAQSVAEFARDQSKGAGAKSAPADALASSRAVANDRLLKAGEQAVRETKDADTRKRLEEAVGQLKLQKDTNEGAGRAFRGDRAGYQTGKLGVDLAQNTDNLRNQSRLTLTANRAANGRQVLEVGGVWIDDAYEAKMPTVVVKAQGSGYFRILEKQPAMRDVFRLGNALVWVAPNGTAIVVDANGGKDALTDAEIDALFTARR, encoded by the coding sequence ATGCGTTACGCTCTCCCGCTGTTCGTGCTGTTGGCCGCGGCCGGGGGCCGAGCCCAGGCCGCCGGCTTCCTGATCCCGAACGAGAAGGGCACGCCGCCACTGGCTATGGTCAACCACAAGGTGACCGTCGCCGTCGAAGACCAGGTCGCCGTCACCACCGTCGAGCAGACGTTCCGCAACCACACCGACCGGAATCAGGAGGCGACGTACCTGTTCCCCGTGCCGCGCGGCGCCAGCGTGGACCGGTTCAGCATGTGGATCGACGGCAAGGAGACGAACGGCGAGCTGCTGCCGGCGAAGGACGCCGAGAAGGTGTACACCGACATCGTCCGCCGCATTCAGGACCCCGGCCTGCTGGAGTACCTCGGCAACGGGCTGATGCGGATGAAGGTCTTCCCGATCCCCCCGCGCGGCGACCAGAAGGTGAAGATCAGCTTCCGCTCGGTCGCCCCGCGGGACGGGGCCGTGGTCGAGTACACGTACCCGCTCCGCACCGACGGCCGGGCCACCGCCACGCTCGAGGACTTCTCGGTCCGCGTGAACATCAAGTCGCAGCAGGCCATCCAGAACGTCTACAGCCCGACGCACGCCGTCACCGTGGTCCGCAAGACGGACAAGGAGGTGACCGTCGAGTTCGCGAAAGAGCAGGGCGTACTGGACCGCGACTTCCAACTCTTCTACGGCACCGGCGGCGGCGACGTGGGCGTGACGCCGCTGCTGTACAAGCCGGTGACCGCCGACGACGGGTACGTCATGCTCCTGGTGTCGCCGCAGATCGACCCGGCCCGCGTGCGGACGCCGCGCGACCTGGTGCTTGTTCTGGATTCGTCCAGCAGCATGTCGGAGATCAAGTTCACGCAGGCGAAGCGCGCCCTCCGCTTCTGCCTGGCCCAGCTGCGGCCCGACGACCGGTTCGCGGTCGTCCGCTTCTCGACAACGGTGAGCCGGTTCCGCGACACGCTCGTCGCGGCCAACAACGACAACCTGGAGCGGGCGAACAAGTGGGTGGACGACCTGCGCACGAGCGGCGGCACCGCCATCTGGCCGGCGCTGGAGGACGCCCTGGCCCTGCGGCCGAACGACCCGGCGCGCGCCTTCACCACCATCTTTTTCACCGACGGCCAGCCGACGGTGGACGAGACGAACCCGGACCGGATCGTCAAGAACGTGGCGGCGCGGAACAGCGCCAACACCCGCATTTTCACCTTCGGCGTCGGCGACGACGTGAACGCCAGCCTGCTGGACCAGCTCGCCGAATCGACCCGCGCCGTGAGCACCTACGTCCGCCCGGCGGAGGACATCAAGGACCGCGTGGCCGGACTGTACGCGAAGATCAGCCACCCGGTGATGACCGACCTGAAGATGACGACCGGCGACAACGTGAAGCTGACGGAGGTGTACCCGCCGCGGCTGCCGGACCTGTTCCACGGCCAGCAGGTAATCGTGACCGCCCGGTACAGCGGCAGCGGCCCGACGGCCGTCCGCCTGAGCGGCATGGTGAACGGCGAGCGGAAGGAGTTCGTGTACGACGTGACGTTCCCGGTCCGCACCGACGAGGGGACGGGGAAGGACTTCGTCGAGCCGCTGTGGGCACGTCGCAAGGTCGGCTACTTGCTCGACCAGATCCGCGCCAACGGCGAGCAGAAGGAACTGATCGACGAGGTGGTGACGCTGGCCCGCCGCTACGGCATCGCCACGCCGTACACGAGTCACCTGGTCGTGCCGGACGGCCCGATGCCGGTGGTGCCGCCGCCGGGGCGCCGCCCGCAGCCGGCCAGCGGCCCGGTGCCGCACGCGCCGGTGCCGGGCGGGCTCGGCGGCGGGTTCGGTGGGCTCGCCCCCGGCCTTGCGCCGATGGGCGGTGCGGGGGGGCCGGCACAGTCGGTGGCCGAGTTCGCCCGTGACCAATCGAAGGGCGCCGGGGCGAAGAGTGCACCGGCCGACGCCCTCGCGTCCAGCCGGGCCGTGGCGAACGACCGCCTCCTGAAGGCCGGCGAGCAGGCCGTCCGCGAGACGAAGGACGCCGACACGCGGAAGCGACTCGAGGAAGCCGTCGGCCAACTCAAGTTGCAGAAGGACACAAACGAGGGGGCGGGCCGGGCGTTCCGCGGCGACCGGGCCGGCTACCAGACCGGCAAGCTCGGCGTGGACCTGGCCCAGAACACCGACAACCTCCGCAACCAGAGCCGGCTGACGCTGACCGCCAACCGCGCGGCCAACGGGCGGCAGGTGCTGGAGGTCGGCGGCGTGTGGATCGACGACGCCTACGAGGCGAAGATGCCGACCGTCGTGGTGAAGGCCCAGGGCTCCGGCTACTTCCGCATCCTGGAGAAGCAGCCGGCGATGCGCGACGTGTTCCGCCTCGGCAACGCCCTGGTGTGGGTGGCGCCGAACGGCACCGCAATCGTCGTGGACGCGAACGGCGGCAAGGACGCGCTCACCGACGCGGAGATCGACGCACTGTTCACCGCCCGCCGGTAG
- a CDS encoding anti-sigma factor family protein gives MTPDDALPLLTAAVDGELTPAEAEAVRALLADSSSAWHTFRNLRADRQRLQQLTPVAPPADLHARIMARLPAHPPTPVEVARPVSPSRKMSLVPVGLAASVLVAMAGASFTFFVNRPNGGPSTHGALLAKANPKRDGEWAKLLPRDAAPPSSSPAPIEPIPEPVAAVEAQVSPELAPEPRAVVRDVLTFPPVPAVGKLDLARVRVPFLATVAEFDREDVQQQFVSELRQDLAFRIDLFARDPARGVELFQAAAKGTGLNLLVDRTTAERVQRKQAAAYLVYTDSLTATDLRDLLVRLATADAKAPSKTFEAVHTTAAVPADGRDLRELLGTDPGLWKRPMTTAEPKSVSSDTVNQLTRNLTDPKGKGGDRLAVLTTYAPREVRTVPGRSAEVRQFFERRGDRRPTAVPVLVVVRQANG, from the coding sequence ATGACGCCCGACGACGCTCTACCACTGCTGACCGCCGCCGTGGACGGGGAACTCACCCCCGCCGAGGCCGAGGCCGTCCGCGCCCTGTTGGCGGATTCGTCGTCGGCCTGGCACACCTTCCGCAACCTGCGGGCGGATCGGCAGCGGCTTCAGCAGCTCACTCCCGTCGCACCACCGGCCGACCTCCACGCCCGCATCATGGCCCGGCTTCCCGCTCATCCTCCGACTCCGGTCGAGGTCGCGCGGCCGGTGTCCCCGTCGCGGAAGATGTCACTCGTGCCCGTGGGGTTGGCTGCGTCCGTGCTCGTGGCGATGGCCGGCGCGTCGTTCACGTTCTTCGTGAACCGGCCGAACGGCGGCCCGAGTACCCACGGGGCTCTGCTGGCGAAGGCTAACCCGAAGCGCGACGGCGAGTGGGCGAAGCTGTTGCCGCGCGATGCGGCGCCGCCGTCGTCGTCACCCGCGCCCATCGAACCGATTCCCGAGCCCGTCGCCGCCGTCGAAGCCCAGGTCTCGCCCGAGTTGGCGCCCGAGCCGCGGGCCGTCGTCCGCGACGTGCTGACGTTCCCGCCCGTTCCGGCCGTTGGCAAGCTCGACCTGGCCCGCGTCCGGGTGCCCTTCCTGGCGACCGTCGCCGAGTTCGACCGCGAGGACGTGCAGCAGCAGTTCGTCTCCGAACTCAGGCAAGACCTGGCGTTCCGGATTGACCTGTTCGCCCGCGACCCGGCACGCGGTGTGGAGCTGTTCCAGGCCGCGGCGAAGGGAACCGGGCTGAACCTGCTCGTGGACCGCACAACCGCCGAGCGCGTGCAGCGGAAGCAGGCCGCGGCGTACCTCGTGTACACGGACAGCCTGACCGCGACCGACCTGCGCGACCTCCTCGTCCGGCTCGCTACTGCCGACGCGAAGGCGCCGTCCAAGACCTTCGAGGCCGTCCACACGACCGCGGCCGTACCGGCCGACGGGCGCGACCTGCGCGAGTTGCTCGGCACCGACCCCGGCCTGTGGAAGCGGCCGATGACGACCGCCGAGCCGAAGTCCGTGTCGAGCGACACCGTGAACCAGCTGACGCGTAACCTGACTGACCCGAAGGGGAAGGGGGGCGACCGGCTGGCGGTGCTGACGACCTACGCCCCGCGCGAGGTGCGGACGGTTCCGGGGCGGTCCGCCGAGGTCCGTCAATTCTTCGAGCGGCGCGGCGACCGCCGACCCACCGCGGTGCCGGTGCTCGTCGTCGTCCGGCAAGCTAACGGCTGA
- a CDS encoding sigma-70 family RNA polymerase sigma factor translates to MNDDDRRLIAESLGGRRDAFGELVTRYQARLYNAAVRLVDSPDDAADVVQDAFLNAYQSLHAFKGDAEFFTWLYRIAFNGAISLKRKKRPAKSLGAADGEPGYEPADPSDYVRTGHALERSEEDALLHAALARLSPEHREALTMKDLDGLRYEQMAELLGVPVGTVRSRLHRARLELRGLLAQLDAENETNGEGGSVHPPTPTDYPAPPGPPTRGSP, encoded by the coding sequence GTGAACGACGACGATCGCCGGCTGATCGCGGAGAGCCTGGGTGGGCGACGGGATGCCTTCGGCGAGTTGGTAACCCGATACCAGGCCCGGCTTTACAACGCAGCGGTCCGGCTGGTGGACAGTCCCGACGACGCCGCCGATGTCGTCCAGGACGCGTTCCTGAACGCCTACCAGTCGCTCCACGCCTTCAAGGGCGACGCCGAGTTCTTCACCTGGCTGTACCGGATCGCCTTCAACGGCGCCATCAGCCTGAAACGGAAGAAGCGGCCGGCCAAGAGTCTCGGGGCGGCCGACGGGGAACCGGGGTACGAGCCCGCTGACCCGTCCGACTACGTCCGCACCGGGCACGCCCTGGAGCGGAGTGAAGAAGACGCCTTGCTCCACGCGGCGCTCGCCCGGCTCTCGCCCGAGCACCGCGAGGCGCTGACGATGAAAGACCTCGACGGCCTCCGCTACGAGCAGATGGCCGAGTTGCTCGGGGTGCCGGTCGGGACGGTTCGCAGCCGCCTGCACCGCGCCCGGCTCGAGCTCCGCGGCCTGCTCGCCCAGCTGGACGCCGAGAACGAAACCAACGGGGAAGGGGGGAGCGTCCACCCCCCGACCCCAACTGACTACCCCGCCCCCCCAGGACCGCCGACCCGCGGTTCGCCATGA